In Spiroplasma litorale, a single genomic region encodes these proteins:
- a CDS encoding Pr6Pr family membrane protein, which translates to MKINKNLELSIKIILLISLVSFLIFDMLLQMYSPKENMYGIPLYDRIDIYFSFFTTQSNYIVVGYLVLAILYKQICNSRLSFGVELAITVYITLTMVVFWLGIAAPGQTGGETDLQNWISTIILHLIIPLIMIAYFILSCGNDYISYKKHLKFNFPVTCTYPALYLFFVMLRGHYRFKLYSPTFYNDIYSNSNHWIWSNLWTNSNGVIDKSIYYDTQMWYPYWFLNLNRYELSSNGVVHSTNMNQPYWVIVLFFLAGILSVIFLITSFQFLYLKINNIKFYNWHDINGNLISKKEHDIKKAKIRQIRKDSIKMLRVLILTNISKNRSFKKNVKSLPKHERIEAIKKYNNILNLEKKLFIGYKKRKDQHKKDYKKYIKKLIQEVGFKDRMIIKDNLREAERFKKLVKKGIIISRSKYVD; encoded by the coding sequence ATGAAAATTAATAAAAACTTAGAACTCTCTATTAAAATTATTTTACTAATTTCTTTAGTTTCATTTTTAATTTTTGATATGCTTTTACAAATGTATAGTCCAAAAGAAAATATGTATGGTATTCCTTTATATGATAGAATAGACATATATTTTTCGTTTTTTACTACACAATCAAATTACATTGTTGTTGGTTATTTAGTTCTTGCAATTTTATATAAACAAATATGTAACAGTAGACTGAGTTTTGGTGTTGAACTTGCAATAACAGTATATATAACTTTAACAATGGTTGTATTTTGATTAGGAATAGCAGCCCCTGGTCAAACTGGTGGTGAAACAGATCTTCAAAATTGAATTTCAACAATTATTTTGCACTTAATAATACCATTAATTATGATTGCTTATTTTATATTATCTTGTGGTAATGATTATATATCTTATAAAAAACATTTAAAATTTAATTTTCCAGTAACTTGTACATACCCAGCACTTTATTTGTTTTTTGTTATGTTAAGAGGACATTATAGATTTAAACTATATTCTCCTACATTCTATAATGATATATATAGTAACTCAAATCATTGAATTTGAAGTAACTTATGAACTAATAGTAATGGAGTTATTGATAAGTCTATTTATTATGATACACAAATGTGATATCCTTATTGATTTTTAAACTTAAATAGATACGAGTTATCTTCTAATGGAGTTGTTCACAGTACAAATATGAATCAGCCATATTGAGTTATAGTATTATTTTTTTTAGCTGGTATCCTAAGTGTAATATTTTTAATAACTTCATTTCAGTTTTTATATTTAAAAATAAATAATATTAAGTTTTATAATTGACATGATATAAATGGAAATTTAATTTCAAAAAAAGAACATGATATTAAAAAAGCAAAAATTAGACAAATTCGTAAAGATTCTATAAAAATGCTAAGAGTATTAATTTTAACTAATATCAGTAAAAATAGATCATTTAAAAAAAATGTTAAATCACTTCCAAAACACGAAAGAATTGAAGCTATAAAAAAATATAATAATATTTTAAACTTAGAAAAAAAATTATTTATAGGTTATAAAAAAAGAAAAGACCAACATAAAAAAGATTATAAAAAATATATTAAGAAATTAATTCAAGAAGTTGGTTTTAAAGATAGGATGATCATAAAAGATAATCTTAGAGAGGCTGAGAGGTTTAAAAAGCTAGTAAAAAAAGGTATAATAATATCAAGGTCTAAATATGTTGACTAA
- a CDS encoding 2-oxo acid dehydrogenase subunit E2, with amino-acid sequence MVHLRARNLPLKGILKDWLFQGNHTSFGEDFALIKLEDGSEVKIKSNYNGMITKTIKLGSPVKNGSILANIAIGEKEIQKIKTKSIKKSNSEFDGDDIKIPEVAEERLLDAESDADSFSGAVMYNRYNQAITPFSTTSEDIKDTQEKMEQIEEKDIQNMGTSASNKDRFAQMRENIRNSIKNAPQQKLMGDLPKEELLKISNTDLVNGAGQNNNLFAKDDLTGVSKFRQIIQARKEKLLEENDFKEVEDNTNQLNAMSKLDEKGRPLIMRNIIKSRIEKLNAAGGDPSVLENDIVATKENAIIDNQRQTSMGNNNFQNNKYDKTMNVSTDSTYMRQRSSEDGDFGISYGGYVEDQEPLVIDANSLSKYGGAVLPQKDPNQLVGELNSKGQKTYAESKLSSLYDNRKRWNLIKDRDERNIINMRREAVEKGLNEERMAFSKAIKDTGLPKEFTRQVPFQNPVTGKVEYVRYMDTPNGKKEFEGWLRASNLYTAYKDEMKYIESGGDQNQQEFTSLPDNKYIKTDQQRNNHQNQTPMQYQSYNNYQDNISNQPQQNVPNQNPVDYNNYQNNNNNNNNNNNQPQQNSYNLNYDNTIDSQIDLEKELQKQGREFKKQADEKTASKAITYLQKEIAELKSTLEQQNQLNSATTRLNQQSNFNGTNDLFGQMMQYMLMQNMMQNLNPKKDTNIDDIKSVIKDEIKQFTSKVATENIHDLEIAKLKQDAEKLKEELKVVNFEKDKPSNTIGYINYENAQNNEYVERTKVNENRNTAVKSMILSQNYIPPLTISTDIDMSSILKLKHVLRQTQSTVKFTTIAFIAKTISIALRDYPKLNSSYDPETNELVIKKYHNIGLATETSEGLIIPVLKFVEKLTIKEVAIDIREITQRLRKGFINDYESEGSTITIANYGNIGALQATPTIFYPNAAVIGVGKIVKKPVVVDNEKLAIKAIMNMSLTVDQRIIDAAEAGRFMARVKQILEKPEMLTVT; translated from the coding sequence ATGGTCCATCTAAGAGCACGAAATTTGCCTTTAAAAGGTATTTTAAAAGATTGATTATTTCAAGGTAACCATACTTCTTTTGGTGAAGATTTTGCTCTTATCAAATTAGAAGATGGCAGTGAGGTCAAAATTAAATCTAATTATAATGGAATGATTACCAAAACCATTAAACTAGGAAGCCCTGTAAAAAACGGTAGTATATTAGCTAACATTGCAATTGGTGAAAAAGAAATACAAAAAATAAAAACTAAAAGTATTAAAAAAAGTAACTCGGAATTTGATGGTGATGATATTAAAATTCCAGAAGTTGCAGAAGAAAGACTTTTAGATGCGGAAAGTGATGCTGATTCATTTTCTGGAGCTGTTATGTATAATAGATACAACCAAGCGATCACGCCATTTTCAACAACATCTGAAGACATAAAAGATACACAAGAAAAAATGGAACAAATTGAAGAAAAGGATATTCAAAATATGGGAACCTCAGCAAGTAATAAAGATAGATTTGCCCAAATGCGTGAGAATATAAGAAACTCTATTAAAAATGCTCCTCAACAAAAATTAATGGGAGACTTGCCAAAAGAAGAGTTACTTAAAATATCTAATACTGATTTAGTTAATGGGGCAGGCCAAAATAATAATTTATTTGCAAAAGATGATTTAACCGGAGTTAGTAAGTTTAGACAAATAATACAAGCACGTAAAGAAAAATTGTTAGAAGAAAACGATTTTAAAGAAGTTGAAGATAATACTAATCAACTTAATGCAATGTCTAAATTAGATGAAAAGGGTAGACCTTTAATAATGAGAAACATAATAAAATCAAGAATTGAAAAATTAAATGCGGCAGGAGGAGATCCTTCGGTTTTAGAAAATGACATTGTTGCTACAAAAGAAAATGCCATAATTGATAACCAAAGACAAACTAGTATGGGAAACAATAACTTTCAAAATAATAAATATGACAAAACTATGAATGTATCAACTGATAGTACATATATGAGACAAAGGTCATCAGAAGATGGCGATTTTGGCATTTCATATGGAGGGTATGTAGAAGATCAAGAGCCACTTGTAATTGATGCAAATTCATTATCTAAATACGGTGGTGCTGTTTTACCTCAAAAAGACCCGAATCAATTGGTGGGTGAATTGAATTCAAAGGGCCAAAAAACATATGCAGAATCTAAACTTTCTAGTTTATATGATAATAGAAAAAGATGAAATTTAATTAAAGATAGAGATGAAAGAAACATAATTAACATGAGAAGAGAAGCTGTTGAAAAAGGTTTAAATGAGGAAAGAATGGCTTTTTCAAAAGCGATTAAAGATACAGGACTGCCAAAAGAATTCACAAGACAAGTTCCATTTCAAAATCCAGTAACAGGTAAAGTTGAGTACGTTAGATACATGGACACACCAAATGGTAAAAAAGAGTTTGAAGGTTGACTAAGAGCTTCAAATCTTTATACTGCTTATAAAGATGAAATGAAATATATCGAATCCGGAGGAGACCAAAATCAACAAGAATTCACATCGCTTCCAGATAATAAATATATTAAGACCGATCAACAAAGAAACAATCATCAAAATCAAACTCCTATGCAGTATCAAAGTTACAATAATTATCAAGATAATATAAGTAATCAACCACAACAAAACGTTCCTAATCAAAACCCGGTTGATTATAATAATTATCAAAATAATAATAATAATAATAATAATAATAATAACCAACCACAACAAAACTCTTATAATTTAAATTATGATAATACAATCGATAGCCAAATAGATTTAGAAAAAGAACTTCAAAAACAAGGGAGAGAGTTTAAAAAGCAAGCTGATGAAAAAACAGCTTCTAAAGCTATTACTTATTTGCAAAAAGAAATTGCAGAGTTAAAAAGTACTTTAGAACAACAAAATCAATTAAACTCTGCAACCACAAGATTAAATCAGCAATCAAATTTTAATGGTACAAATGATTTGTTTGGTCAAATGATGCAATATATGTTAATGCAAAACATGATGCAAAATTTAAATCCAAAAAAAGATACAAATATTGATGATATTAAATCTGTTATAAAAGATGAAATAAAACAATTTACTTCTAAAGTTGCAACAGAAAATATTCACGATCTTGAAATAGCAAAATTAAAACAAGATGCTGAAAAATTAAAAGAAGAACTTAAAGTTGTTAATTTTGAAAAAGACAAACCTTCTAACACAATTGGATATATTAATTATGAAAATGCACAAAATAATGAGTATGTAGAAAGAACTAAAGTCAACGAAAACAGAAATACTGCTGTTAAATCAATGATACTTAGCCAAAATTATATACCACCTTTAACTATTTCAACTGACATAGATATGAGCTCTATATTAAAACTTAAACATGTTTTGAGACAAACTCAATCAACTGTTAAATTTACAACAATTGCATTTATTGCAAAAACAATATCCATAGCCTTGAGAGATTATCCAAAATTAAATTCAAGCTATGACCCAGAAACAAATGAATTAGTTATAAAAAAATATCATAATATTGGTTTGGCAACCGAGACAAGTGAAGGATTAATTATTCCGGTTTTAAAGTTTGTTGAAAAACTAACAATTAAAGAAGTTGCAATTGACATTAGAGAAATTACTCAAAGATTAAGAAAAGGTTTTATAAACGATTATGAGTCAGAAGGTAGCACGATTACAATTGCTAACTACGGTAACATTGGTGCATTACAAGCTACGCCAACAATCTTTTATCCGAATGCTGCAGTAATTGGTGTTGGTAAAATTGTAAAAAAACCAGTTGTTGTAGATAATGAAAAGTTGGCCATTAAAGCAATTATGAATATGAGCTTAACTGTTGATCAAAGAATAATTGATGCTGCTGAGGCAGGTAGATTTATGGCAAGGGTTAAACAAATACTTGAAAAACCTGAAATGCTTACAGTTACGTAA